The Thermococcus sp. EP1 region ACTCATTCTGGGAATAGTAGGAGAACCAGGATTAAGAAGAACCACTTCTTTTCCCATATATTCATATCTCTTATAAAAGAATCTATGAGTATGGCCAAAAATAAGGATATCCACTCCCATTTCCAAAGCCTTATATTTTAATGTCTGCTCGTCTAAACTTAAAAACCGATGACCATGTAAGAGCCCAATTCTAAGTCCCTCAATCTCCAAAACCTTCTCTTCAGGCAAAAAAGGCTTGTCAAGGTTACCTCTTACTGCAATGATTGGTGCAATCTCTTCAAAACGCTCTAGAAGTTCTGGGGCCGTTAAATCCCCAGCATGCAGAATCAATTCCACTTTCTCATCTTTAAAAACATTAAAAAGTAAATCGGGCAGATAAGAGGTTTTGTCTGGATAATGCGTGTCACTTAGTATGCCTACTTTCACAGTTGCTCCCCAACACTCTACGTGGGTATCCTTATATTAAGTTTATCCACTAATTCTTTGTATCTATTCCTCACCGTTACTTCTGTAACTCTAGCAACTTCCGCGACTTCCCTTTGAGTCATCTTCTCTCCCTCAAGAAGACTAGCGATGTATATTGCAGCTGCAGCTATTCCTGTAGGGCCTTTTCCACTAGTAAGACCCCTTTCAATCGCCATATTGACTATTTTTATTGCTCTTCTCTTCGTCTTTTCACGAACTCCAAGCTGATCCCCAAACCTCACAACGTAATCTACTGGATTGGTAGGTCTAAGCTTCAGGTTTAACTCCCGAACTAAGTATCTATAGCTACGGCCAATCTCTTTTTTGTCTACTTTTGAAACATCCTCTATCTCATCAAGAGTTCTAGGAGCATTGGCTACTCTACATGCAGCATATAAACAAGCTGAAACCATGCCCTCTATAGATCTTCCTCGAACTAGTCTGTTAATAACCGCTTTTCTATAAAGAACGGCTGCAATCTCTCGTATATTCCTAGGGAGTCCAAGCTGAGACCCCATTCTATCAAGTTCACTTAGGGCAAATGCCAGATTCCTATCTATAGCATCACTTATCCTCATTCTCCTTTGCCACATTCTCAATCTATACATCTTGGCCCTAGTACTGCCCGAGATATCATTTCCATGAATATCCTTGTTTCTCCAATCTATGTCTGTTGAAAGACCCTTATCATGGAGCATTACAGTCTCAGGAGCTCCAACTCTAGAACGCTTTTCTCTCTGCCCAGGTTCAAATGCTCTCCATTCAGGACCAAGATCCATTATTTCCTCATCCAACACATACCCACATTGAGAACAAACGATTTCCGCCCTGCTTGGATCGTAAATCAAATTTTCCGAACCACAGATTGGACATCTTTTAATACCTCCAAGTTGAGTCAAAAACTCTCACCCCCTCTTTTGGGGGGCAGGGCGACGTTTACTTACTCTTTTTACTTTTTTTGACTTTCTAGAACCAGAAGAGGATCTCTTCCTTTTTCTTTCATCAATATAAAGAATTTCTCCAATATACCTTTCTGGATCTTTGACACGTGGTTTTATAGCTACATATGGAGCAGTGACAGGACCAAAAACATCTTTAACTACCCCAATAAGTTGAAGGTTTTTATCTACTACCGGATCATTTAACACCGGTATGAATGTTGAGCGAAGTATCAAGAAGCCCTGTTTCGCATAATGAGAAACCTTGCCCAAACGCCTCATAGCCCCACCCCAATCGAAAACCTTTTAAATATATTTACTTTTTCCCTTTTAAACCTTTCTACTTACTACTTAATGTAGTCAAATTTGCGGGAAAACTTTTTAAACATTAGGTACCTTTCCAGTAGAATTTTATATTATGATGTGGCAGATTGAGACAAGTATACACTCTTCCGTTTCCTTTAAAGGATAAGCTTTTAAAGTGGTGTATATTTTACCTACTAATGGTTTCTAAAACATGGAGGGGGGTGACTCCATGCCATTGATTGAAGAAGTTGCACCCCACAGATTCGAGAGGATAGGGAGCCATTCACACATTCATGGCCTTGGGTTAGATGAGACAGGGAAAGCGAGATTTATAGGGGATGGCATGGTAGGGCAAACAAAAGCCAGGGAAGCTGCGGGAATTGCAGTGAAACTCATAAAAAAGGGGAAACTAGCAGGAAAGGGAATCTTATTAGTTGGACCAACAGGTAGCGGAAAAACTGCCATTGCAATGGGGATCGCAAAGGAACTTGGAGAAGACGTCCCATTCGTTCAGATTTCAGGAAGTGAAATTTATTCAGCGGAAATTAAAAAGACAGAATTTCTAAAACAAGCATTAAGAAGGGCCATTGGAGTCAGAATAAGCGAGGAAAGAAGAGTCTATGAAGGAAAAGTAGAAAGAATCCAAATTAATAAGACTAAGCATCCATTCAATCCATACGTGGAAATTCCAGAATCTGTAAAAATCACTCTCAAGACTAAAGATGATGAGAAAACTATCAGGGCAGGGCGAGAAATAGCATATCAGCTCTTGGAAATGGGAATTGAGGAGGATGATGTAATCCAATTGGATGCCGAAACCGGCAAAGTTTCAAAACTAGGGACAACAAAAGGAGAAGAGGGCCTGTTCTTTAAAAAAATAGTAGAGATTCCTAGTGGGCCTGTTCTTAAGATAAAGGAGTTCACGTACACAGTTACTTTACATGACTTAGATTTAGTTAACAGTCGTGCAGGAGGAATATTTAGCATATTTTTCGGCGGAGGTCTAGAAATTACAGATGAAATAAGAGAAAAAGTTGATGAGACCGTGAAGCAATGGATAGAAGAAGGGAAGGCCACGCTTGTTCCTGGTGTGCTCTTCATAGATGAGTGCCACATGCTAGATATTGAAGCATTTTCATTTCTAGCACGAGCCATGGAGAATGAACTGGCTCCCATCCTAATTCTGGCAACTAACAGAGGAATAACAAAAATAAGAGGAACTGACCTAGAAGCCCCCCACGGAATCCCAATAGACATGTTGGATAGGTTACTGATAATAAACACAGAACCCTATAGAAGAGATGCAATTAAAGAGATTATAAAGATAAGAGCCAAAGAAGAAGGAATTGAAATCTCAGAGGACGCTATAGAGTATCTCGCAGAACTAGGAGAAAAGACAAGTTTAAGATATGCAGTACAACTTTTGGCACCTGCAAGTGTTCTGGCAGGAAAAGAGAAGGTTAGTAGAGAACATGTAGAAAAAGCAAAAGAGTATTTCTCGGATGTAAAAAGAAGTACTGAATATGTCAAACAGCTCGAAGGAATGCTCCAATGAGTCTCTTTTTTTATAATTCTTCTTAAAGTTTAACCCTTTTTAAAGCCCCCTTCAAGTTTAATCATAAATCTGCTCAACAAAGCATATATACTCCCTTCCATAACTTATAGAATGCATTTCCTTTGCATCTACTGGTTCCGGTGGAAACCTTTTTAAAAGATGTTAAAATTATAGGGATAAAATATAACAATAAAGATAACAATTATGCACAGAAATGTGCTATAATAATCATATAAACATTAAAAATAGGTCAAATTGACAAACATCAATACATTTCCGATGGAGGTAACAAAAATGCTACAGGAAGGACAAACTGATCTCAATTCACTTTTTGAAAAATATATGCACAATGAAAGAATATTTAAAAATAAAGATGTATTGCGGCATAGTTATACACCTAAAGAACTCCCACATAGACGAGAACAAATAGAAACTCTTGTACACATCTTAGTCCCAGTCTTACGGGGAGAAACTCCTTCTAACATTTTTGTATATGGAAAAACGGGGACTGGAAAAACTGTTACTGTGAGATACGTAACAGATGATTTGATGAAGATATCCCAAAAGTACAACATACCTGTAGACGTTATTTACCTTAACTGTGAGATAGTGGATACCCAATATAGGGTGTTAGCCAATATAGTCAACCATTTTAAAGACGAAAGCAAGATAGAAGTTCCTCTTGTTGGATGGCCCACCGACGAGGTCTATACACAGCTGAAAAAAGTTGTTGACATGAAAGAGCGTTTTGTAATAATAGTTCTAGACGAGATAGACAAACTCGTTAAGAAAAGCGGTGACGATATTCTCTATAGCCTCACAAGAATAAATACCGAACTCAACAAAGCAAAAGTGAGTATTATAGGGATTTCCAACGATCTACGGTTTAAGGAATATCTAGACCCAAGAGTACTGTCAAGCCTAAGTGAGGAGGAGGTAGTATTCCCCCCTTATGACGCCAATCAACTTAGAGATATTCTAATGCAAAGAGCACAAGAAGCATTTTATGATGGAGTTTTGGATGATGCGGTTGTTCCTCTCTGTGCCGCTCTAGCGGCTAGAGAGCATGGGGATGCAAGAAGAGCCCTTGACCTACTTAGAGTTAGTGGGGAGATAGCGGAAAGAGAAATGTCCCCCAAAGTCACTGAGAGACATGTGTGGAAAGCCCAAGAAAAGATAGAACAAGATACCATGGAAGAAGTCATCAAAACTTTACCGTTGCATTCAAAAATCCTCCTGTACGCCATAGTTTTACTTGACGAAAATGGAGAACTACCGGCAAACACTGGAGATGTATATTCCGTATACAAAGACCTCTGTGATTATCTTGACCTAGAGCCCTTAACACAAAGAAGAATAAGCGACTTAATAAATGAACTTGACATGCTAGGCATAGTAAATGCCAAGGTCGTGAGCAAAGGTAGGTATGGGAGGACAAAGGAGATAAGGCTCAACGTAACACCTTATAAAGTTAAAAACATATACCGCTTTGAAGAAACATTGAGGCCATTAATCTCAGTGAGCATGCTTAAGCAGAGGAGGTTATTTTATGGATGAACTGGTGAGGGGGTTAATATCAAACAACTACCTAATAACTCCCCCAGCATATTTTCTTTTATCTGAATACTATAAAAAAGAGTTTAACCTTCCTGAACTCATAAAATTTGCAAAAGCAAAAGGAACGTTTATAATTGATGAAATAACGGCCGAGGAGTTTCTGAAGTCTAAGGAAATAATTACTGCTCCAAGTCATTTAGAGAAGTTTCTATCTACTAAAGAGAAACCCAAAGAAGCTGGAGAGGTTCAAGAAAAAACTACAAGAAAGCTTGAAGAAACTGCATATGAAGTTTCAAAAACTCCAAGTGGCCCTATTGAGGCCAAAAGTGTAAGTACAGATATGGAGGAAGTCATTGAAACATCATTTCCTTCTGAAGAAAGTGAAGTTACAGAAGAATCTAGAAGTCTCGAAGAAACAATGCTTCCTGAGACCGTAGAAGAAGTTGAGGAAATATCAACAGAGATCGAGGAACCCCAAGAAATCACAGAAACCTTTGAAAGCGAGAGTAATGGGGAAGAAAATGGAGAAACAAAAAGAAAAATTATCTTTGAAGAATATGGTGTGCCTATAGTTGTCGAGGAAGAAGAGATTCCAGAAGAGAAAAAAGCCTATTCTGTTTATGATGATTTCAAAGTTTCTCCAAAGGAAGGGTTTGAATTCCTAGCGAAGTCAATAAAATCTGAGTTTAATATTAAATTTGATGTACGAAAAGTTAAGATCACACCCCCAAAGGCTAAAAGCGGGACTACTAAAGAAGGAGAGATTATAGTAAAAGTTTATGAGAACTATTTTAAAAGTAGGTTAAAAAAGATGAGAAAAATTCTTCGTGAGAACCCTGAAGTTTCGGGAGTTATTGATATTGGAAAGCTTAGCTACATCAATCCAGAGGGAGATATCACAATAATCGGCCTTATAAACTCAAAAAGAGAAACACGAAACGGATACATGTTTGAAGTGGAAGACAACACTGGAATAATAAAAGTATTTATCGGAAGAGATAAAGAAGATTATGCAAAGGCTTTTGAGATAGTACCCGATAGTGTCATTGCATTTAAAGGAAGATACTCAAATAGAGGCATCTTCTTTGCAGACAGGATTTACTTGCCTGACGTCCCACTCTACAAAAAAGAGAAACCTCCTCTAGAAGAGAAGGTATATGCCGTTCTAATAAGTGACATTCACGTAGGTAGCAACGAGTTCTGTGAAAAGGCATTTATGAAATTTATAGAATGGCTTAATGGACATGTGAACAGCAAAGCAGAAGAAGAAATAGTCAGCAGGATAAAATACCTCATAATAGCTGGAGACGTAGTTGATGGAATCGGTATATACCCAGGTCAGTATAACGAGCTTAATATTCCTGATATTTTTGATCAATACGAGGCTCTTGCAAATCTTCTTTCAAATGTTCCTGAACATATCACGATGTTTATAGGACCCGGAAATCACGATGCTGCAAGAACTGCTTTGCCTCAACCGGAATTCTATAAAGAGTACGCAAAGCCTCTTTATGAATTAAAAAATGCCATTATAATAAGCAACCCAGCAGTAATTGATCTTCATGGTAGAGAATTTTTGATAGTTCACGGTAGGGGAATAGAAGATATCGTTAGCCATATTCCTAATATGAGCCATCACCACCCGGTAAAACCCATGCTAGAACTCCTAAAACTTAGACACGTTGCACCCACCTTCGGGGCAAAAGTTCCTATAGCTCCTGATTCCGAGGATCTACTTGTGATTGAAAGTGTTCCAGACTTAGTACAAATGGGCCACGTTCACGTTCTTGATTACCAAATCTATAGAGGAGTATTCCTAATAAATTCTGGAACATGGCAAGCTCAAACTGAGTTCCAGAAAATGGTTAACATAGTTCCCACACCAGCAAAAGTGCCAATCATCGATGTAGAAACCGCCAGGCTAAGAATGATAGTTGATTTTACTAAATGGTGTGACGTTTGAGGTGAAATAATATGGAAATTTACAGTGAGGATATGAAAAAATACTTTGACTCTTTGCAGAGAGAGATTAATAAAGCCTATGAAATAGCTCAAAAAGCCCGTTCTCAGGGGAGAGACCCCTCAAAAGAGATTGAAGTTCCCCAAGCAACGGATATGGCTGGAAGAGTTGAGAGTCTTGTAGGGCCTAAAGGAGTTGCGGAGAGAATAAGAACACTTGTAAAAGAATATGGAAAAGAACTTGCTGCTTTGAAAATTGTTGATGAGATAATAGAAGGGAGATTTGGAAAGTTTGAGAGTAAAGAAAAACTTGCTGATCAGTCCGTTAGAACAGCCTTGGCTATTCTCACAGAGGGTATTGTTTCTGCACCACTAGAGGGAATCGCAGATGTTAAAATAAAGAAAAATCCCGATGGCACAGAGTACCTTGCTATTTATTATGCAGGACCTATTAGAAGTAGTGGCGGTACTGCCCAAGCTCTTAGTGTTCTTGTTGGAGATTATGTTAGGAAAAAACTTGGCCTAGATAGATTCAAACCTACTGAAGAGCACATTGAGAGGTATGTAGAGGAAATAGACCTATATCACAGAGCTGTTACAAGACTTCAATATCATCCCTCAGCAGACGAAGTCCGTCTGGCAGTTAGAAACATACCAATAGAGATAACTGGAGAAACTACCGACAATGTTGAAGTTAGCCACAGAAACGTTCCAGGAGTCGAAACAAACTACCTAAGGGGAGGTGCAATTTTAGTTATTGCAGAAGGTGTCCTCCAGAAAGCAAAAAAATTAATCAAATACATTGACAAAATGGGGATAGAAGGATGGGAATGGCTAAAAGAATCTGTAGAAGCAAAAGAGAAGGGTAAAACTGAAAATAAAGAAGAAAAAAACACAAGCGATGAAAAAACAGAACAACACTTGGAAGAAACAAATGTAAAAATCAAGAAAGGCTTCTATTATGAACTTTACGAGAAATTTAAAGCAAACATAGCGCCAAATACAAAATATACAAAAGAGATTATTGGAGGAAGACCATTATTTGCAGAACCTTCCACCAATGGAGGCTTTAGGCTCCGGTATGGCAGAAGCAGGGTAAGTGGATTTGCAACCTGGTCCGTAAATCCCGCAGTCATGATAATGGTAGACGAATTCCTAGCAGTAGGGACCCAAATGAAAACAGAGAGACCTGGAAAAGGTTCTATTGCCACACCTGCGAGTACAATCGAGGGGCCTATAGTTAAGTTAAAGAATGGAAGCGTCGTACGAGTTGATGATTATTACAAAGCCCTAGAGCTTAAAGATCAAGTAGAGGAGATACTCTATCTGGGTGATGCTCTTATAGCCTTTGGAGATTTTGTTGAGAACAATCAAACACTTTTACCTGCCAACTATGTTGAAGAGTGGTGGATACAGGAGTTTGTAGAGGCAGTTAACAAAATTTATGAGGTTGAACTGAAACCCTTCCAAGAGAACGATAAAGAGATGGTAGAAGAAGCGGCCGATTATTTAGATCTTGATCCTAACTTCTTAGCAAAACTTCTTTATGACCCCCTTAGAACCAAACCTTCTATTGAAGAAGCTATTCATCTCTCACGCATATTAAGAATACCCCTACACCCATATTATACTCTTTACTGGAACACGCTCACCGTGGAAGAACTGATAAGACTTCAAAACGCACTGGTAAATGCCACCATTGAGTGGGATGAGTATAGGGGTCTTAAATATGCAAGAAAACTTGAAATAAGCCTCCAATCTCTAGGTAATGCAAAACGTTATTTAGAACTTCTTGGAGTAGAGCACAAAGTAGAAGGAGATACTGTAATTGTTGAATATCCTTGGGCCGCTGCACTTCTAACACCTTTGACAAATTTGGAGAAAAAACTTGAGTTTAAGGAATTTTACACTCCAATCGACCTCATAAATGAGATAAGTGAGATTAAGCTGAGAGATAGAGGGATAAGCTGGATAGGTGCGAGAATGGGAAGACCCGAAAAGGCAAAGGAGAGAAAAATGAAACCCCCTGTTCATGTTCTTTTCCCAATTGGTCTAGCTGGGGGAAATTCAAGAGACATCTACAAGGCCGCTCAAGAAGGCAAAACATCCGAAGTAGAAATTGCCCACTTTAAGTGCACCAACTGTGGCCATGTGGATATCTTCCCCCGTTGCCCCCAATGTGGGAGTGATGCAAAGCTTCTCTATCACTGTCCCAAGTGTGGCTTTGAATCTATCTTAGATACTACCTGTCCAAAGTGTGACATAGAAATGAAAGCATACAAAAAGAGAAGGATAAACCCATCAGAACTCTTAAATCAAGCAATGAAAAATGTTGGAATCTATACCCTCGATAAGCTCAAAGGCGTAATGGGTATGAGCTCTGCTCATAAGATACCAGAGCCCCTTGAAAAGGGGATACTACGGGCCAGAAATGATGTATATGTATTCAAAGATGGAACAATAAGATTTGATGCGACAGATGCACCTATAACTCACTTTAAACCCAAAGAAATAGGAGTCAGTGTAGAGAGACTCCAAGAATTGGGTTATACTTATGACTTTGAAGGAAAACCCCTTGTAAGCGAAGATCAAATCCTTGAACTTAAAGTTCAGGACATAATCCTCTCAAAGGAAGCTGGAAAATATCTTGTTAGAGTTGCTAGGTTTATAGATGATCTTCTTGAGAAGTTTTATGGTTTACCAAGATTTTACAACGTTGAAAAAATGGAAGATCTAGTAGGTCATCTCGTTATAGGTTTAGCCCCCCACACCTCGGCTGGGATTATAGGAAGGATTATTGGTTTTGTTGATGCTC contains the following coding sequences:
- a CDS encoding metallophosphoesterase codes for the protein MKVGILSDTHYPDKTSYLPDLLFNVFKDEKVELILHAGDLTAPELLERFEEIAPIIAVRGNLDKPFLPEEKVLEIEGLRIGLLHGHRFLSLDEQTLKYKALEMGVDILIFGHTHRFFYKRYEYMGKEVVLLNPGSPTIPRMSDPTFLVGEITHERFSFRIFKPWETQWRYP
- a CDS encoding transcription initiation factor IIB; this encodes MTQLGGIKRCPICGSENLIYDPSRAEIVCSQCGYVLDEEIMDLGPEWRAFEPGQREKRSRVGAPETVMLHDKGLSTDIDWRNKDIHGNDISGSTRAKMYRLRMWQRRMRISDAIDRNLAFALSELDRMGSQLGLPRNIREIAAVLYRKAVINRLVRGRSIEGMVSACLYAACRVANAPRTLDEIEDVSKVDKKEIGRSYRYLVRELNLKLRPTNPVDYVVRFGDQLGVREKTKRRAIKIVNMAIERGLTSGKGPTGIAAAAIYIASLLEGEKMTQREVAEVARVTEVTVRNRYKELVDKLNIRIPT
- a CDS encoding Gar1/Naf1 family protein; the protein is MRRLGKVSHYAKQGFLILRSTFIPVLNDPVVDKNLQLIGVVKDVFGPVTAPYVAIKPRVKDPERYIGEILYIDERKRKRSSSGSRKSKKVKRVSKRRPAPQKRG
- a CDS encoding RuvB-like helicase; this encodes MPLIEEVAPHRFERIGSHSHIHGLGLDETGKARFIGDGMVGQTKAREAAGIAVKLIKKGKLAGKGILLVGPTGSGKTAIAMGIAKELGEDVPFVQISGSEIYSAEIKKTEFLKQALRRAIGVRISEERRVYEGKVERIQINKTKHPFNPYVEIPESVKITLKTKDDEKTIRAGREIAYQLLEMGIEEDDVIQLDAETGKVSKLGTTKGEEGLFFKKIVEIPSGPVLKIKEFTYTVTLHDLDLVNSRAGGIFSIFFGGGLEITDEIREKVDETVKQWIEEGKATLVPGVLFIDECHMLDIEAFSFLARAMENELAPILILATNRGITKIRGTDLEAPHGIPIDMLDRLLIINTEPYRRDAIKEIIKIRAKEEGIEISEDAIEYLAELGEKTSLRYAVQLLAPASVLAGKEKVSREHVEKAKEYFSDVKRSTEYVKQLEGMLQ
- a CDS encoding ORC1-type DNA replication protein; protein product: MLQEGQTDLNSLFEKYMHNERIFKNKDVLRHSYTPKELPHRREQIETLVHILVPVLRGETPSNIFVYGKTGTGKTVTVRYVTDDLMKISQKYNIPVDVIYLNCEIVDTQYRVLANIVNHFKDESKIEVPLVGWPTDEVYTQLKKVVDMKERFVIIVLDEIDKLVKKSGDDILYSLTRINTELNKAKVSIIGISNDLRFKEYLDPRVLSSLSEEEVVFPPYDANQLRDILMQRAQEAFYDGVLDDAVVPLCAALAAREHGDARRALDLLRVSGEIAEREMSPKVTERHVWKAQEKIEQDTMEEVIKTLPLHSKILLYAIVLLDENGELPANTGDVYSVYKDLCDYLDLEPLTQRRISDLINELDMLGIVNAKVVSKGRYGRTKEIRLNVTPYKVKNIYRFEETLRPLISVSMLKQRRLFYG
- a CDS encoding DNA-directed DNA polymerase II small subunit, which gives rise to MDELVRGLISNNYLITPPAYFLLSEYYKKEFNLPELIKFAKAKGTFIIDEITAEEFLKSKEIITAPSHLEKFLSTKEKPKEAGEVQEKTTRKLEETAYEVSKTPSGPIEAKSVSTDMEEVIETSFPSEESEVTEESRSLEETMLPETVEEVEEISTEIEEPQEITETFESESNGEENGETKRKIIFEEYGVPIVVEEEEIPEEKKAYSVYDDFKVSPKEGFEFLAKSIKSEFNIKFDVRKVKITPPKAKSGTTKEGEIIVKVYENYFKSRLKKMRKILRENPEVSGVIDIGKLSYINPEGDITIIGLINSKRETRNGYMFEVEDNTGIIKVFIGRDKEDYAKAFEIVPDSVIAFKGRYSNRGIFFADRIYLPDVPLYKKEKPPLEEKVYAVLISDIHVGSNEFCEKAFMKFIEWLNGHVNSKAEEEIVSRIKYLIIAGDVVDGIGIYPGQYNELNIPDIFDQYEALANLLSNVPEHITMFIGPGNHDAARTALPQPEFYKEYAKPLYELKNAIIISNPAVIDLHGREFLIVHGRGIEDIVSHIPNMSHHHPVKPMLELLKLRHVAPTFGAKVPIAPDSEDLLVIESVPDLVQMGHVHVLDYQIYRGVFLINSGTWQAQTEFQKMVNIVPTPAKVPIIDVETARLRMIVDFTKWCDV
- a CDS encoding DNA polymerase II large subunit, producing MEIYSEDMKKYFDSLQREINKAYEIAQKARSQGRDPSKEIEVPQATDMAGRVESLVGPKGVAERIRTLVKEYGKELAALKIVDEIIEGRFGKFESKEKLADQSVRTALAILTEGIVSAPLEGIADVKIKKNPDGTEYLAIYYAGPIRSSGGTAQALSVLVGDYVRKKLGLDRFKPTEEHIERYVEEIDLYHRAVTRLQYHPSADEVRLAVRNIPIEITGETTDNVEVSHRNVPGVETNYLRGGAILVIAEGVLQKAKKLIKYIDKMGIEGWEWLKESVEAKEKGKTENKEEKNTSDEKTEQHLEETNVKIKKGFYYELYEKFKANIAPNTKYTKEIIGGRPLFAEPSTNGGFRLRYGRSRVSGFATWSVNPAVMIMVDEFLAVGTQMKTERPGKGSIATPASTIEGPIVKLKNGSVVRVDDYYKALELKDQVEEILYLGDALIAFGDFVENNQTLLPANYVEEWWIQEFVEAVNKIYEVELKPFQENDKEMVEEAADYLDLDPNFLAKLLYDPLRTKPSIEEAIHLSRILRIPLHPYYTLYWNTLTVEELIRLQNALVNATIEWDEYRGLKYARKLEISLQSLGNAKRYLELLGVEHKVEGDTVIVEYPWAAALLTPLTNLEKKLEFKEFYTPIDLINEISEIKLRDRGISWIGARMGRPEKAKERKMKPPVHVLFPIGLAGGNSRDIYKAAQEGKTSEVEIAHFKCTNCGHVDIFPRCPQCGSDAKLLYHCPKCGFESILDTTCPKCDIEMKAYKKRRINPSELLNQAMKNVGIYTLDKLKGVMGMSSAHKIPEPLEKGILRARNDVYVFKDGTIRFDATDAPITHFKPKEIGVSVERLQELGYTYDFEGKPLVSEDQILELKVQDIILSKEAGKYLVRVARFIDDLLEKFYGLPRFYNVEKMEDLVGHLVIGLAPHTSAGIIGRIIGFVDALVGYAHPYYHAAKRRNCDGDEDSVMLLLDALLNFSKYYLPEKRGGKMDAPLVVTTRLDPREVDSEVHNMDIARYYPLEFYNATYELKSPKELTGTIERVEDRLGKPEMYEGLKFTHDTDDIALGPKMSLYKQLGDMVDKVSRQLALAERIRAVNEHHVAETIINSHIVPDLRGNLRSFTRQEFRCVKCNTKYRRPPLSGKCTKCGGKIVLTVSKGAIEKYLPTAKMLVTKYSVIDYTRQRICLTEKDIKILFQNVFPETQRTLLALSHKDICERMIAKRTGRAVKNNGYLDELRENGKYKRAEKEQSAFKSQAPRSDKKEIKKPKKKKEGKKVISLEDFFS